The Malus sylvestris chromosome 12, drMalSylv7.2, whole genome shotgun sequence genome contains a region encoding:
- the LOC126593498 gene encoding DNA glycosylase/AP lyase ROS1-like isoform X2 → MGEQGGDQSSCCWMPPTPYRPILTRPETKLRPEISTSSRPLGVEEIQENRLVIDLDPDPAEESGFVYHGAGVGAGSGVETSTDAYFRRVAQWRDVPCKELMILAVASANDGSGSAVLGDTQHEFSFPDNHPYDLNIPPPTTNGQFAPITPDKSMRVDSEQMYRIPSSNADDGQGQEIEEQWDANSATINIIDLENNKDIEKSAVDSSQATFSTQLQEHCNPDKEVNISIDLNKTPQPKQRRRKHRPKVIIEGKPKRNTQPSVSMENPKPKRKYVRKSTLNKSTTPPPQESTEHIDSNNLQPTKRSCRKALNFDAEEPRDGSSSSKSLHVGSQSQEMNVGTNGVQTNSTAPHRNEVELVADNTKAGIAQDLIRSTSRMLKHYLSLPDQQPPSTPQQTRGSTTYVDSQKEAAEEVGQMSTHSGYNAQTMLDRDTRSSQRSANDSTHSTTTVLTIEEQAKRSKRNYSSAVEQEDPRTRNLYGANYNNLPAYYNVMSWVHFPYIYKKKRTDKVQNSTIPSTSYHVNMAENIWRPSAAGCLTPGPQVNAGNVSTALEEVGNNPQDRPQSVHSFLPLYQTERSTKRRSSCPTRVRNLASLTRTPEHILHRTCLANQPPTDGNGQRVNQFDRSQTCIDALVTDVGATLAKRKRTKRNPLSSSQRGLLIYKNQPYFATASGVPPQVPFEQLLSAITEHFKCLDINRENSSRFAYHRYNVNSSYKAQDQEHNALVLYRRDGTVVPFDGSFDPIKKRKARPKVDLDQETDRVWKLLLENINSEGINGTDEEKEKWWEQERKVFRGRADNFISRMHLVQGDRRFSPWKGSVVDSVVGVFLTQNVSDHLSSSAFMSMAAHFPLKSRSNEISCDEEVASLVVDEPEVCISENSNQPGCDWSSLTFHDAEHSEEKVVNRHNNSGSTTEGVISTNEAQCKLSHPSEPGLGMYPNSLMNRSTTKITRTELYLQEDMRTYNGVSSQNSVDSSTSQTVEKTGSCESNSETENPPNRCENSSLDHSTSFVELLQRAESSMLHYSLGSTHMSSHDISNCGGYQPACVQHNDQRCEINREASLEPSSNCCLNLTPNPGVQQVEYFDLYGEVTQSSYASKNKCEDSPSERSALTSESPSQDTTHNKLTVNVQEAPRCSGNSCNNIQVGNNMAQSQLGLAGSSNNVDIHSQEQNSKIQQSCLNISGGTTDVMQKATELGSNEQSNSVNKEFSSTNAATSNTKNRKAGKEKKDQQDWDKLRKQAELNGKKREKTENTMDSLDWEAVRCADVNEIAQTIKERGMNNMLAERIKDFLNRLVREHGSVDLEWLRDVPPDQAKEYLLSFRGLGLKSVECVRLLTLHHLAFPVDTNVGRIAVRLGWVPLQPLPESLQLHLLELYPVLESIQKYLWPRLCKLDQRTLYELHYQMITFGKVFCTKSKPNCNACPLRTDCRHFASAFASARLALPGPEEQSIVSATEDRTTHPNPAGVNNRMPLPFPQATYQQLEASQKSEVKSTFGHCEPIIEEPASPEPVCTQISEDIEDFCEGPDEIPTIKLNIEEFTQTLQNYMEKNMELQEGEMSKALVSLTSEAASLPTPKLKNVSRLRTEHQVYELPDTHPLLEMLHMDKREPDDPCNYLLAIWTPGETPNSIQPPEKRCSSQELGKLCDDMECFSCNSAREANSQTVRGTLLIPCRTAMRGSFPLNGTYFQVNEVFADHDSSINPIDVPRAWLWKLYRRTVYFGTSIPTIFKGLSTPEIQHCFWRGFVCVRGFDQKTRAPRPLMARLHFPASKLVKTKDKREE, encoded by the exons ATGGGTGAACAGGGAGGAGATCAAAGTTCTTGCTGTTGGATGCCACCAACTCCTTACAGGCCTATTCTCACCAGACCGGAGACCAAATTGCGGCCGGAAATTTCGACGTCCTCGAGACCATTGGGGGTAGAAGAAATTCAAGAGAATAGATTAGTTATAGACTTGGATCCGGATCCCGCGGAAGAGAGCGGATTTGTTTACCATGGAGCTGGAGTTGGAGCCGGCAGCGGCGTTGAAACTTCAACGGACGCTTATTTCCGCCGCGTGGCACAGTGGAGAGATGTCCCTTGCAAAGAGCTCATGATCCTCGCGGTGGCCTCTGCGAATGATGGGAGCGGTAGTGCAGTGCTGGGAGATACTCAGC ATGAATTTTCATTCCCTGACAACCATCCTTATGATCTGAATATTCCACCTCCGACTACAAATGGCCAATTTGCACCTATAACACCAGATAAGTCCATGAGAGTTGACAGTGAACAAATGTATCGAATTCCGAGCTCCAATGCTGACGATGGACAAGGCCAGGAGATAGAAGAGCAATGGGATGCTAATTCTGCGACAATTAATATCATTGATCTGGAAAACAATAAAGATATAGAAAAATCTGCTGTGGATTCATCACAAGCTACTTTCTCCACGCAGCTCCAGGAACACTGCAACCCTGACAAGGAGGTGAACATCAGTATCGACTTGAACAAGACACCACAACCGAAACAAAGAAGGAGAAAGCACAGGCCGAAGGTGATTATAGAAGGCAagccaaaaagaaacacacagcCTTCTGTTTCTAtggaaaatccaaaacccaaaagaaagTATGTGCGCAAGAGTACACTCAATAAAAGCACAACTCCTCCACCGCAGGAATCTACAGAGCATATTGATTCAAATAATCTGCAGCCTACAAAGAGATCATGCAGAAAGGCTTTAAATTTTGACGCAGAAGAACCAAGAGATGGAAGTTCCTCAAGCAAGTCTTTACATGTGGGTTCACAATCACAGGAGATGAATGTTGGCACCAATGGAGTTCAAACAAATTCAACCGCACCACACAGAAATGAAGTTGAATTGGTGGCAGATAACACCAAAGCAGGCATAGCCCAAGATCTCATCCGTTCTACGAGCAGAATGCTGAAACATTACTTGTCATTGCCGGACCAACAACCTCCAAGCACACCACAACAAACGAGAGGTTCTACTACATATGTTGATTCCCAAAAGGAGGCTGCAGAAGAAGTAGGACAAATGAGCACTCATAGTGGATACAATGCACAAACCATGTTGGATCGGGACACTAGATCATCCCAACGAAGTGCAAATGATTCCACCCACAGCACAACTACGGTTCTGACAATAGAAGAACAAGCAAAAAGATCAAAGAGAAATTATTCGAGTGCTGTTGAGCAAGAAGATCCTAGGACCAGAAATTTATATGGGGCAAACTATAATAATTTGCCGGCATACTACAATGTGATGTCATGGGTGCATTTTCCATACATATACAAGAAGAAGAGGACTGATAAGGTGCAAAATTCTACCATACCAAGCACCTCGTATCATGTGAATATGGCAGAAAACATATGGAGACCATCGGCAGCTGGCTGCTTGACTCCTGGTCCTCAAGTAAATGCTGGTAATGTTTCAACTGCACTTGAAGAAGTGGGAAATAACCCTCAGGATAGACCACAAAGTGTTCACAGTTTCCTGCCCTTGTATCAGACAGAGAGGTCAACAAAGAGAAGATCTAGTTGCCCTACAAGGGTTCGCAACTTGGCTTCACTAACCAGAACACCAGAGCACATACTGCACAGAACCTGTCTCGCCAATCAACCACCCACTGATGGCAATGGTCAAAGAGTGAATCAATTTGACAGATCTCAGACATGCATTGACGCCCTAGTCACAGACGTGGGTGCAACACTCGCAAAAAGGAAGAGGACAAAGAGAAATCCACTTTCCAGTTCACAACGAGGTCTTCTAATATATAAGAACCAGCCATATTTTGCCACAGCATCAG GTGTTCCTCCACAAGTACCATTCGAACAACTGCTTTCTGCTATTACTGAGCACTTCAAATGTTTGGACATTAATAGAGAAAATAGCAGCAGATTTGCCTATCACAGGTATAATGTCAACTCTTCTTACAAGGCACAAGATCAAGAGCACAACGCACTGGTTCTTTATAGAAGAGATGGCACTGTTGTACCATTTGATGGTTCTTTTGATCCAATTAAGAAACGTAAAGCGCGACCTAAAGTTGACCTTGATCAAGAGACTGATAGAGTATGGAAGCTTCTGCTGGAAAATATAAACAGTGAAGGTATTAATGGCACAGATgaggagaaagaaaaatggtgGGAACAAGAGCGTAAAGTGTTCCGTGGACGTGCAGACAATTTTATTTCACGAATGCATCTTGTGCAAG GAGATAGACGCTTCTCTCCGTGGAAGGGATCAGTTGTGGACTCAGTGGTTGGAGTTTTCCTTACTCAAAATGTTTCAGACCACCTGTCTAG CTCTGCGTTCATGTCAATGGCTGCACATTTTCCCCTGAAGTCAAGGAGCAACGAAATATCATGCGATGAAGAAGTTGCGAGCTTGGTCGTAGATGAACCAGAAGTATGCATTAGTGAGAATTCAAACCAGCCAGGTTGTGACTGGAGTTCCCTAACGTTCCATGACGCTGAGCATAGTGAAGAAAAAGTTGTCAACAGACACAATAACTCTGGAAGCACAACTGAGGGTGTTATCTCAACAAATGAAGCACAATGCAAGCTTTCACATCCATCTGAACCTGGTCTGGGAATGTATCCTAACTCATTAATGAACAGGTCAACCACCAAGATCACAAGAACAGAATTGTACCTGCAGGAGGATATGAGAACGTACAATGGAGTTTCATCTCAAAATTCTGTGGATTCTTCAACTTCACAAACTGTGGAAAAGACAGGATCGTGCGAGAGCAACTCAGAAACAGAGAATCCGCCTAATAGATGTGAAAACAGCAGTTTAGATCACTCCACTTCGTTTGTGGAGCTTTTACAGAGGGCCGAATCAAGTATGCTGCATTACAGTCTCGGGAGCACCCATATGTCCTCTCATGACATATCAAACTGTGGAGGTTACCAACCTGCATGTGTGCAGCATAATGACCAAAGATGTGAGATAAACAGAGAAGCATCCCTTGAGCCTTCCAGTAACTGTTGTTTGAATCTAACCCCCAACCCAGGAGTACAGCAAGTTGAGTACTTTGATTTGTACGGAGAAGTAACCCAGTCTTCTTATGCATCCAAAAATAAATGTGAAGATAGTCCGAGTGAAAGAAGTGCACTAACATCAGAATCTCCCAGTCAAGATACAACACATAACAAGCTGACAGTGAATGTTCAAGAAGCACCAAGATGTTCCGGAAATTCATGCAATAACATTCAGGTAGGCAATAATATGGCCCAGTCTCAACTCGGGTTGGCTGGGAGCTCAAATAATGTTGACATACATTCTCAGGAGCAAAACAGTAAGATACAGCAAAGTTGCTTGAACATTTCTGGAGGGACCACAGATGTTATGCAGAAGGCAACAGAGTTGGGTTCAAATGAGCAGAGTAATTCAGTTAACAAGGAGTTCAGTAGTACGAATGCTGCTACCTCCAACACAAAGAACAGAAAAgctggaaaagagaaaaaagatcAGCAAGATTGGGACAAATTAAGGAAACAAGCAGAATTAAAtggaaagaaaagggaaaagacaGAAAATACAATGGATTCCTTGGACTGGGAAGCCGTAAGATGTGCAGATGTTAATGAGATCGCCCAAACCATCAAAGAGCGGGGGATGAATAATATGCTTGCAGAACGAATCAAG GATTTCCTTAACAGACTGGTCAGAGAGCACGGTAGTGTTGATCTTGAATGGTTGAGGGACGTTCCACCTGACCAAGCAAA AGAGTATCTGCTGAGCTTTCGCGGATTGGGGTTGAAAAGCGTGGAATGTGTGCGGCTTTTGACACTGCaccatcttgcttttcca GTGGACACAAATGTTGGACGTATAGCTGTACGGCTTGGATGGGTACCCCTTCAGCCCCTGCCTGAGTCATTGCAGTTGCATCTTCTTGAACT GTACCCAGTGCTGGAATCCATACAAAAGTATTTGTGGCCACGACTGTGCAAGCTTGACCAAAGAACATT GTACGAGCTGCATTACCAAATGATAACATTTGGAAAG GTCTTCTGCACGAAAAGCAAGCCGAATTGTAATGCATGCCCGCTGAGAACAGATTGTAGGCATTTTGCAAGCGCATTTGCGAG TGCAAGGCTTGCGCTGCCGGGACCAGAGGAGCAAAGCATAGTGAGTGCAACTGAAGACAGAACTACCCATCCAAACCCTGCTGGTGTCAACAATAGAATGCCCTTGCCCTTCCCTCAGGCAACATACCAGCAATTGGAAGCAAGCCAGAAATCAGAAGTAAAATCTACATTTGGTCATTGTGAAC CTATTATTGAAGAACCAGCATCACCAGAGCCAGTGTGTACACAGATATCAGAGGACATTGAGGACTTCTGTGAAGGTCCTGACGAAATTCCAACCATTAAACTTAACATTGAAGAGTTCACTCAGACTTTGCAAAATTATATGGAAAAAAACATGGAGCTTCAAGAAGGTGAAATGTCAAAAGCTTTAGTCTCTCTAACATCAGAAGCTGCATCATTACCAACTCCCAAGCTTAAGAACGTGAGCCGACTGCGAACTGAGCACCAAGT CTATGAACTTCCTGATACGCACCCTCTTCTAGAAATG TTGCATATGGATAAGCGAGAACCTGACGATCCGTGCAATTACCTTCTGGCTATTTGGACTCCAG GTGAAACTCCAAATTCCATTCAACCACCAGAGAAAAGGTGTAGTTCTCAAGAACTTGGCAAATTGTGTGACGATATGGAATGTTTCTCATGCAACAGTGCACGGGAAGCAAATTCACAAACAGTCCGAGGGACTCTCTTG ATACCATGCCGAACAGCAATGAGAGGGAGCTTTCCACTTAACGGAACCTACTTTCAAGTTAATGAG GTATTTGCTGACCATGATTCGAGCATTAACCCAATTGATGTTCCAAGGGCTTGGTTGTGGAAGCTATACAGGAGAACAGTGTACTTCGGAACCTCGATACCAACAATATTTAAAG GGTTATCAACACCAGAAATTCAGCACTGCTTCTGGAGAG GATTTGTCTGCGTGAGGGGATTTGACCAAAAGACGCGGGCACCGCGTCCATTAATGGCACGACTGCACTTCCCAGCCAGCAAGTTGGTCAAAACAAAAGATAAGAGAGAGGAGTAG
- the LOC126593498 gene encoding DNA glycosylase/AP lyase ROS1-like isoform X1, translated as MGEQGGDQSSCCWMPPTPYRPILTRPETKLRPEISTSSRPLGVEEIQENRLVIDLDPDPAEESGFVYHGAGVGAGSGVETSTDAYFRRVAQWRDVPCKELMILAVASANDGSGSAVLGDTQHEFSFPDNHPYDLNIPPPTTNGQFAPITPDKSMRVDSEQMYRIPSSNADDGQGQEIEEQWDANSATINIIDLENNKDIEKSAVDSSQATFSTQLQEHCNPDKEVNISIDLNKTPQPKQRRRKHRPKVIIEGKPKRNTQPSVSMENPKPKRKYVRKSTLNKSTTPPPQESTEHIDSNNLQPTKRSCRKALNFDAEEPRDGSSSSKSLHVGSQSQEMNVGTNGVQTNSTAPHRNEVELVADNTKAGIAQDLIRSTSRMLKHYLSLPDQQPPSTPQQTRGSTTYVDSQKEAAEEVGQMSTHSGYNAQTMLDRDTRSSQRSANDSTHSTTTVLTIEEQAKRSKRNYSSAVEQEDPRTRNLYGANYNNLPAYYNVMSWVHFPYIYKKKRTDKVQNSTIPSTSYHVNMAENIWRPSAAGCLTPGPQVNAGNVSTALEEVGNNPQDRPQSVHSFLPLYQTERSTKRRSSCPTRVRNLASLTRTPEHILHRTCLANQPPTDGNGQRVNQFDRSQTCIDALVTDVGATLAKRKRTKRNPLSSSQRGLLIYKNQPYFATASGVPPQVPFEQLLSAITEHFKCLDINRENSSRFAYHRYNVNSSYKAQDQEHNALVLYRRDGTVVPFDGSFDPIKKRKARPKVDLDQETDRVWKLLLENINSEGINGTDEEKEKWWEQERKVFRGRADNFISRMHLVQGDRRFSPWKGSVVDSVVGVFLTQNVSDHLSSSAFMSMAAHFPLKSRSNEISCDEEVASLVVDEPEVCISENSNQPGCDWSSLTFHDAEHSEEKVVNRHNNSGSTTEGVISTNEAQCKLSHPSEPGLGMYPNSLMNRSTTKITRTELYLQEDMRTYNGVSSQNSVDSSTSQTVEKTGSCESNSETENPPNRCENSSLDHSTSFVELLQRAESSMLHYSLGSTHMSSHDISNCGGYQPACVQHNDQRCEINREASLEPSSNCCLNLTPNPGVQQVEYFDLYGEVTQSSYASKNKCEDSPSERSALTSESPSQDTTHNKLTVNVQEAPRCSGNSCNNIQVGNNMAQSQLGLAGSSNNVDIHSQEQNSKIQQSCLNISGGTTDVMQKATELGSNEQSNSVNKEFSSTNAATSNTKNRKAGKEKKDQQDWDKLRKQAELNGKKREKTENTMDSLDWEAVRCADVNEIAQTIKERGMNNMLAERIKDFLNRLVREHGSVDLEWLRDVPPDQAKEYLLSFRGLGLKSVECVRLLTLHHLAFPVDTNVGRIAVRLGWVPLQPLPESLQLHLLELYPVLESIQKYLWPRLCKLDQRTLYELHYQMITFGKVFCTKSKPNCNACPLRTDCRHFASAFASARLALPGPEEQSIVSATEDRTTHPNPAGVNNRMPLPFPQATYQQLEASQKSEVKSTFGHCEPTTFQQLEASQISDPKSAVGKCEPIIEEPASPEPVCTQISEDIEDFCEGPDEIPTIKLNIEEFTQTLQNYMEKNMELQEGEMSKALVSLTSEAASLPTPKLKNVSRLRTEHQVYELPDTHPLLEMLHMDKREPDDPCNYLLAIWTPGETPNSIQPPEKRCSSQELGKLCDDMECFSCNSAREANSQTVRGTLLIPCRTAMRGSFPLNGTYFQVNEVFADHDSSINPIDVPRAWLWKLYRRTVYFGTSIPTIFKGLSTPEIQHCFWRGFVCVRGFDQKTRAPRPLMARLHFPASKLVKTKDKREE; from the exons ATGGGTGAACAGGGAGGAGATCAAAGTTCTTGCTGTTGGATGCCACCAACTCCTTACAGGCCTATTCTCACCAGACCGGAGACCAAATTGCGGCCGGAAATTTCGACGTCCTCGAGACCATTGGGGGTAGAAGAAATTCAAGAGAATAGATTAGTTATAGACTTGGATCCGGATCCCGCGGAAGAGAGCGGATTTGTTTACCATGGAGCTGGAGTTGGAGCCGGCAGCGGCGTTGAAACTTCAACGGACGCTTATTTCCGCCGCGTGGCACAGTGGAGAGATGTCCCTTGCAAAGAGCTCATGATCCTCGCGGTGGCCTCTGCGAATGATGGGAGCGGTAGTGCAGTGCTGGGAGATACTCAGC ATGAATTTTCATTCCCTGACAACCATCCTTATGATCTGAATATTCCACCTCCGACTACAAATGGCCAATTTGCACCTATAACACCAGATAAGTCCATGAGAGTTGACAGTGAACAAATGTATCGAATTCCGAGCTCCAATGCTGACGATGGACAAGGCCAGGAGATAGAAGAGCAATGGGATGCTAATTCTGCGACAATTAATATCATTGATCTGGAAAACAATAAAGATATAGAAAAATCTGCTGTGGATTCATCACAAGCTACTTTCTCCACGCAGCTCCAGGAACACTGCAACCCTGACAAGGAGGTGAACATCAGTATCGACTTGAACAAGACACCACAACCGAAACAAAGAAGGAGAAAGCACAGGCCGAAGGTGATTATAGAAGGCAagccaaaaagaaacacacagcCTTCTGTTTCTAtggaaaatccaaaacccaaaagaaagTATGTGCGCAAGAGTACACTCAATAAAAGCACAACTCCTCCACCGCAGGAATCTACAGAGCATATTGATTCAAATAATCTGCAGCCTACAAAGAGATCATGCAGAAAGGCTTTAAATTTTGACGCAGAAGAACCAAGAGATGGAAGTTCCTCAAGCAAGTCTTTACATGTGGGTTCACAATCACAGGAGATGAATGTTGGCACCAATGGAGTTCAAACAAATTCAACCGCACCACACAGAAATGAAGTTGAATTGGTGGCAGATAACACCAAAGCAGGCATAGCCCAAGATCTCATCCGTTCTACGAGCAGAATGCTGAAACATTACTTGTCATTGCCGGACCAACAACCTCCAAGCACACCACAACAAACGAGAGGTTCTACTACATATGTTGATTCCCAAAAGGAGGCTGCAGAAGAAGTAGGACAAATGAGCACTCATAGTGGATACAATGCACAAACCATGTTGGATCGGGACACTAGATCATCCCAACGAAGTGCAAATGATTCCACCCACAGCACAACTACGGTTCTGACAATAGAAGAACAAGCAAAAAGATCAAAGAGAAATTATTCGAGTGCTGTTGAGCAAGAAGATCCTAGGACCAGAAATTTATATGGGGCAAACTATAATAATTTGCCGGCATACTACAATGTGATGTCATGGGTGCATTTTCCATACATATACAAGAAGAAGAGGACTGATAAGGTGCAAAATTCTACCATACCAAGCACCTCGTATCATGTGAATATGGCAGAAAACATATGGAGACCATCGGCAGCTGGCTGCTTGACTCCTGGTCCTCAAGTAAATGCTGGTAATGTTTCAACTGCACTTGAAGAAGTGGGAAATAACCCTCAGGATAGACCACAAAGTGTTCACAGTTTCCTGCCCTTGTATCAGACAGAGAGGTCAACAAAGAGAAGATCTAGTTGCCCTACAAGGGTTCGCAACTTGGCTTCACTAACCAGAACACCAGAGCACATACTGCACAGAACCTGTCTCGCCAATCAACCACCCACTGATGGCAATGGTCAAAGAGTGAATCAATTTGACAGATCTCAGACATGCATTGACGCCCTAGTCACAGACGTGGGTGCAACACTCGCAAAAAGGAAGAGGACAAAGAGAAATCCACTTTCCAGTTCACAACGAGGTCTTCTAATATATAAGAACCAGCCATATTTTGCCACAGCATCAG GTGTTCCTCCACAAGTACCATTCGAACAACTGCTTTCTGCTATTACTGAGCACTTCAAATGTTTGGACATTAATAGAGAAAATAGCAGCAGATTTGCCTATCACAGGTATAATGTCAACTCTTCTTACAAGGCACAAGATCAAGAGCACAACGCACTGGTTCTTTATAGAAGAGATGGCACTGTTGTACCATTTGATGGTTCTTTTGATCCAATTAAGAAACGTAAAGCGCGACCTAAAGTTGACCTTGATCAAGAGACTGATAGAGTATGGAAGCTTCTGCTGGAAAATATAAACAGTGAAGGTATTAATGGCACAGATgaggagaaagaaaaatggtgGGAACAAGAGCGTAAAGTGTTCCGTGGACGTGCAGACAATTTTATTTCACGAATGCATCTTGTGCAAG GAGATAGACGCTTCTCTCCGTGGAAGGGATCAGTTGTGGACTCAGTGGTTGGAGTTTTCCTTACTCAAAATGTTTCAGACCACCTGTCTAG CTCTGCGTTCATGTCAATGGCTGCACATTTTCCCCTGAAGTCAAGGAGCAACGAAATATCATGCGATGAAGAAGTTGCGAGCTTGGTCGTAGATGAACCAGAAGTATGCATTAGTGAGAATTCAAACCAGCCAGGTTGTGACTGGAGTTCCCTAACGTTCCATGACGCTGAGCATAGTGAAGAAAAAGTTGTCAACAGACACAATAACTCTGGAAGCACAACTGAGGGTGTTATCTCAACAAATGAAGCACAATGCAAGCTTTCACATCCATCTGAACCTGGTCTGGGAATGTATCCTAACTCATTAATGAACAGGTCAACCACCAAGATCACAAGAACAGAATTGTACCTGCAGGAGGATATGAGAACGTACAATGGAGTTTCATCTCAAAATTCTGTGGATTCTTCAACTTCACAAACTGTGGAAAAGACAGGATCGTGCGAGAGCAACTCAGAAACAGAGAATCCGCCTAATAGATGTGAAAACAGCAGTTTAGATCACTCCACTTCGTTTGTGGAGCTTTTACAGAGGGCCGAATCAAGTATGCTGCATTACAGTCTCGGGAGCACCCATATGTCCTCTCATGACATATCAAACTGTGGAGGTTACCAACCTGCATGTGTGCAGCATAATGACCAAAGATGTGAGATAAACAGAGAAGCATCCCTTGAGCCTTCCAGTAACTGTTGTTTGAATCTAACCCCCAACCCAGGAGTACAGCAAGTTGAGTACTTTGATTTGTACGGAGAAGTAACCCAGTCTTCTTATGCATCCAAAAATAAATGTGAAGATAGTCCGAGTGAAAGAAGTGCACTAACATCAGAATCTCCCAGTCAAGATACAACACATAACAAGCTGACAGTGAATGTTCAAGAAGCACCAAGATGTTCCGGAAATTCATGCAATAACATTCAGGTAGGCAATAATATGGCCCAGTCTCAACTCGGGTTGGCTGGGAGCTCAAATAATGTTGACATACATTCTCAGGAGCAAAACAGTAAGATACAGCAAAGTTGCTTGAACATTTCTGGAGGGACCACAGATGTTATGCAGAAGGCAACAGAGTTGGGTTCAAATGAGCAGAGTAATTCAGTTAACAAGGAGTTCAGTAGTACGAATGCTGCTACCTCCAACACAAAGAACAGAAAAgctggaaaagagaaaaaagatcAGCAAGATTGGGACAAATTAAGGAAACAAGCAGAATTAAAtggaaagaaaagggaaaagacaGAAAATACAATGGATTCCTTGGACTGGGAAGCCGTAAGATGTGCAGATGTTAATGAGATCGCCCAAACCATCAAAGAGCGGGGGATGAATAATATGCTTGCAGAACGAATCAAG GATTTCCTTAACAGACTGGTCAGAGAGCACGGTAGTGTTGATCTTGAATGGTTGAGGGACGTTCCACCTGACCAAGCAAA AGAGTATCTGCTGAGCTTTCGCGGATTGGGGTTGAAAAGCGTGGAATGTGTGCGGCTTTTGACACTGCaccatcttgcttttcca GTGGACACAAATGTTGGACGTATAGCTGTACGGCTTGGATGGGTACCCCTTCAGCCCCTGCCTGAGTCATTGCAGTTGCATCTTCTTGAACT GTACCCAGTGCTGGAATCCATACAAAAGTATTTGTGGCCACGACTGTGCAAGCTTGACCAAAGAACATT GTACGAGCTGCATTACCAAATGATAACATTTGGAAAG GTCTTCTGCACGAAAAGCAAGCCGAATTGTAATGCATGCCCGCTGAGAACAGATTGTAGGCATTTTGCAAGCGCATTTGCGAG TGCAAGGCTTGCGCTGCCGGGACCAGAGGAGCAAAGCATAGTGAGTGCAACTGAAGACAGAACTACCCATCCAAACCCTGCTGGTGTCAACAATAGAATGCCCTTGCCCTTCCCTCAGGCAACATACCAGCAATTGGAAGCAAGCCAGAAATCAGAAGTAAAATCTACATTTGGTCATTGTGAACCTACAACGTTCCAGCAATTGGAAGCAAGCCAGATATCTGACCCAAAATCTGCAGTTGGTAAATGTGAACCTATTATTGAAGAACCAGCATCACCAGAGCCAGTGTGTACACAGATATCAGAGGACATTGAGGACTTCTGTGAAGGTCCTGACGAAATTCCAACCATTAAACTTAACATTGAAGAGTTCACTCAGACTTTGCAAAATTATATGGAAAAAAACATGGAGCTTCAAGAAGGTGAAATGTCAAAAGCTTTAGTCTCTCTAACATCAGAAGCTGCATCATTACCAACTCCCAAGCTTAAGAACGTGAGCCGACTGCGAACTGAGCACCAAGT CTATGAACTTCCTGATACGCACCCTCTTCTAGAAATG TTGCATATGGATAAGCGAGAACCTGACGATCCGTGCAATTACCTTCTGGCTATTTGGACTCCAG GTGAAACTCCAAATTCCATTCAACCACCAGAGAAAAGGTGTAGTTCTCAAGAACTTGGCAAATTGTGTGACGATATGGAATGTTTCTCATGCAACAGTGCACGGGAAGCAAATTCACAAACAGTCCGAGGGACTCTCTTG ATACCATGCCGAACAGCAATGAGAGGGAGCTTTCCACTTAACGGAACCTACTTTCAAGTTAATGAG GTATTTGCTGACCATGATTCGAGCATTAACCCAATTGATGTTCCAAGGGCTTGGTTGTGGAAGCTATACAGGAGAACAGTGTACTTCGGAACCTCGATACCAACAATATTTAAAG GGTTATCAACACCAGAAATTCAGCACTGCTTCTGGAGAG GATTTGTCTGCGTGAGGGGATTTGACCAAAAGACGCGGGCACCGCGTCCATTAATGGCACGACTGCACTTCCCAGCCAGCAAGTTGGTCAAAACAAAAGATAAGAGAGAGGAGTAG